A single genomic interval of Spirosoma taeanense harbors:
- a CDS encoding o-succinylbenzoate synthase, whose protein sequence is MSLKADYLKYTLHFRFEAGTSRGTLTDKTSYLIRLYDDEDPSIIGYGECGPLRGLSYDDRPDFEAQLAQNCRDFNELDLQLFSWNVPIVLNQLISQQFPSILFGFETAMLDFLAGGKQIILASDFTDGRRSLPINGLIWMGSPTFMRQQIEDKLQAGYTTLKLKIGAIDFEQECDLLAMIRERFTPEQITLRVDANGAFQPEEAMAKLERLATYGLHSIEQPIRAGQPDLMAELCRHSPLPIALDEELIGQMEYVHKFRLLKKIQPQFIILKPTLLGGLRHCDEWIELAGRLNIGWWITSALESNIGLNAIAQYTAQFRNLLPQGLGTGQLYHNNFESPLSIEQGQLHYNPDQPWDVSPLTVSSMQSR, encoded by the coding sequence ATGAGTCTTAAAGCCGACTACCTGAAATATACGTTGCACTTTCGCTTCGAAGCGGGTACGTCGCGTGGCACCCTCACGGACAAAACATCTTATCTGATCCGGCTTTATGATGACGAAGACCCGTCTATCATTGGCTATGGCGAATGCGGTCCGCTACGGGGCCTGAGCTATGATGACCGGCCCGACTTTGAAGCACAGCTGGCGCAGAATTGCCGGGATTTCAACGAGTTGGATCTTCAATTGTTTAGCTGGAACGTTCCGATTGTGCTCAACCAGCTCATCAGTCAGCAGTTCCCGAGTATCCTGTTTGGCTTCGAAACGGCCATGCTCGATTTTCTGGCCGGTGGCAAACAGATCATCCTTGCATCAGATTTTACAGACGGCCGTCGTTCGCTCCCTATCAATGGCTTGATCTGGATGGGCAGCCCGACCTTCATGCGTCAGCAGATTGAGGATAAACTTCAGGCCGGCTACACCACGCTCAAACTCAAAATTGGCGCGATCGATTTCGAGCAGGAATGCGATCTGTTGGCCATGATCCGCGAGCGGTTTACGCCGGAGCAGATCACCCTGCGCGTTGATGCCAATGGCGCGTTCCAGCCCGAAGAAGCCATGGCTAAACTGGAGCGGCTGGCGACTTACGGCCTGCACTCAATTGAACAGCCTATCCGCGCCGGTCAGCCCGACCTGATGGCGGAGCTTTGCCGCCATTCACCCCTGCCTATCGCCCTTGACGAAGAACTCATCGGTCAGATGGAATATGTGCATAAGTTTCGGCTACTGAAGAAGATCCAGCCGCAGTTCATTATTCTCAAGCCTACCCTGCTGGGTGGGCTGCGCCACTGCGACGAATGGATTGAACTGGCCGGACGGCTCAACATCGGCTGGTGGATAACCTCGGCGCTGGAGTCGAACATCGGTCTGAACGCCATTGCGCAGTACACGGCCCAGTTCCGCAACCTGCTGCCGCAGGGACTGGGTACGGGCCAGCTATACCACAACAATTTCGAGAGTCCGCTCAGCATCGAACAGGGACAACTGCACTACAATCCCGATCAGCCCTGGGATGTCAGCCCCCTGACGGTGAGCAGTATGCAGTCGCGATAA
- the lpxK gene encoding tetraacyldisaccharide 4'-kinase has protein sequence MLFLILLPFSRIYGLITGIRNLLYNRGLFESFKPDILTVSVGNITVGGTGKTPMIEYLIKRHRADKSVRPFDLATLSRGYGRRTTGFRITQDQDTAETVGDEPLQLYRKFGRRVRVVVGERRADAIQHLQRHYPEVRRVLLDDAFQHRAVQPHLNLLLTDYNRPFYADHPFPAGRLRENRHGARRADAVIVTKCPGDLTVQEQDRIQVLIRPYIRPETPIFFAGLRYGRPVPFGSVTSAEELRDVVLVSGLANADLLEQYVQQVFVLWEHFRFADHYAYTRADLDRLLSRLAPGVGLLTTEKDRVKLDALLTPDERNRLPLYSLPIEVEFLPGYEAKFDELLQTTGY, from the coding sequence GTGCTATTCTTGATACTCCTTCCATTCAGTAGAATTTATGGGTTGATAACCGGAATCCGTAATTTACTGTATAACAGGGGGTTGTTTGAAAGTTTTAAGCCTGATATACTGACTGTAAGCGTTGGTAACATAACGGTGGGCGGAACCGGCAAAACACCCATGATCGAATATTTGATTAAACGGCACAGAGCGGATAAGTCGGTCAGGCCGTTTGACCTGGCAACGCTAAGCCGGGGATACGGTCGGCGGACCACGGGATTCCGGATTACCCAGGATCAGGATACGGCCGAAACCGTTGGCGACGAACCCCTGCAGCTCTACCGGAAATTTGGTCGGCGGGTGCGGGTGGTTGTGGGCGAACGACGGGCCGACGCCATTCAGCATTTGCAGCGGCACTACCCGGAAGTTCGGCGGGTTCTGCTCGATGATGCGTTTCAGCACCGGGCGGTCCAGCCGCACCTGAACCTGCTGCTGACGGATTATAACCGACCTTTCTACGCTGATCATCCTTTTCCGGCTGGTCGGCTGCGTGAGAATCGCCACGGAGCCCGACGGGCCGACGCGGTGATTGTAACCAAGTGCCCCGGCGATCTTACCGTTCAGGAACAGGACCGCATCCAGGTGTTAATTCGGCCCTACATCCGTCCCGAAACGCCAATTTTCTTTGCGGGCTTACGATATGGTCGGCCCGTACCGTTCGGCTCGGTTACGTCCGCCGAGGAACTGCGGGATGTTGTACTGGTGTCGGGTCTGGCCAACGCCGACCTGCTGGAGCAGTACGTTCAACAAGTGTTCGTTCTGTGGGAGCACTTCCGGTTCGCCGATCATTACGCTTACACCCGCGCGGATCTTGACCGGCTCCTGAGCCGACTGGCCCCCGGTGTTGGCCTGTTAACGACCGAAAAAGATCGCGTAAAGCTCGACGCCCTACTAACGCCCGACGAGCGGAATCGGCTGCCCCTGTATTCGCTGCCGATCGAGGTTGAGTTCCTGCCCGGTTATGAAGCTAAATTCGACGAACTGCTACAGACAACGGGATATTGA
- a CDS encoding putative porin, with product MNRRIVFLFLLLGLTLTTWAQQFPGGSQLPGGFPGFGGQQGRPSSTTGISGSGIDDSTKVIYGPKSTRYVLEEDIFNNRRKLYTVDTTMDDTHLFLYVQRSQNQYQDLGNLGTPMRPVFVQEPQQLGAQTGYYVFAPYAYQTMGVKYFDTKSPFTDMYLALGGHNQNILRFNFAQNITPRWNVGFNVQRFTSQKQFGTSGVNDPTKLLAQNWGFVGHTNYRSKNEKYTLLAHFINMNHSIDEQGGVLTGENLDGTPNIYAYTGEARLNGGSTRGPNPNGRELRNDWHVYHQYVLDQGFQVFHRLDYRRQKNYYQDDTLRLNQQTRSAIEGVREEIPGFYPAILGDTSRIEQDARFRLVENMFGLKGVYRRRGSAFNYRAYLRSRIYGQYTRYNTSRTLYNEYETRRAETFLGGWLGYYFPDSLSQMTAEAEYQVGGGFRLQGQFDSKWLTAGYSAMLVQPTLLQERFQSHIFFWRNDFKLRGYNHAFGQFNLRYRKLQLKPGLDYFLLSNYTYFDTAAIARQASGSFSVLRTGLGYQIGFGKFLTSGQLYYTVQSRTDILRTPPFFMNARLQYEFLYAKVLYIQVGVDLHYKSSYFADAYMPVTQQFYLQNKQRVEGYVLADLYANLRVNRTRLFVKLTHANQGVLQPGYFVAPEFLQMRRGFAFGVDWYLFD from the coding sequence ATGAATCGGCGTATAGTTTTTCTGTTTCTTCTTTTGGGCCTGACGCTTACTACCTGGGCGCAGCAGTTTCCGGGCGGTAGCCAGCTCCCCGGCGGGTTCCCTGGCTTCGGCGGGCAGCAGGGGCGTCCGTCCAGCACCACCGGCATCAGCGGTAGTGGCATCGACGACTCAACCAAGGTCATCTATGGACCGAAGTCAACGCGATACGTGCTGGAGGAAGATATTTTTAACAACCGCCGGAAGCTCTACACCGTCGACACGACGATGGACGACACCCATCTATTTCTTTACGTCCAGCGGAGTCAGAATCAGTATCAGGACCTGGGCAACCTCGGAACGCCCATGCGGCCAGTCTTTGTGCAGGAGCCGCAGCAGTTAGGGGCGCAGACCGGCTATTACGTCTTCGCACCCTACGCCTACCAGACGATGGGCGTCAAGTATTTCGATACCAAGTCGCCCTTTACGGATATGTATCTGGCCTTGGGCGGACACAATCAGAACATTCTGCGGTTCAATTTCGCGCAGAACATTACGCCCCGATGGAACGTCGGATTCAATGTGCAGCGGTTTACCTCGCAGAAGCAGTTCGGAACCAGTGGCGTCAATGACCCGACCAAACTGCTGGCTCAGAACTGGGGGTTTGTGGGGCATACGAACTACCGGTCCAAAAACGAAAAGTACACCCTGCTGGCGCACTTCATTAACATGAACCACAGCATCGACGAGCAGGGGGGGGTATTGACCGGCGAGAATCTCGACGGAACGCCGAACATTTATGCCTATACCGGTGAGGCCCGACTGAACGGGGGCAGCACAAGGGGCCCTAACCCGAACGGCCGCGAGCTGCGCAACGACTGGCATGTGTATCATCAGTACGTGCTTGATCAGGGCTTTCAGGTGTTTCACCGACTCGATTACCGACGCCAGAAAAACTACTACCAGGACGATACGCTGCGACTTAATCAGCAAACCCGGTCAGCTATTGAAGGCGTTCGGGAGGAGATTCCTGGGTTTTACCCGGCCATTCTGGGCGATACATCGCGCATTGAACAGGATGCCCGCTTTCGGCTGGTCGAGAATATGTTTGGATTAAAGGGCGTTTACCGTCGGCGGGGCTCAGCGTTTAACTACCGGGCTTACCTCCGCAGCCGGATTTATGGGCAGTACACCCGCTATAATACCTCCCGGACGCTCTACAATGAATACGAAACGCGCCGGGCCGAAACGTTTCTAGGGGGCTGGCTGGGGTACTATTTTCCCGATAGTCTGTCGCAGATGACGGCCGAAGCCGAGTATCAGGTAGGGGGCGGTTTCCGGTTGCAGGGACAGTTTGACAGCAAATGGCTGACGGCGGGTTATTCGGCTATGCTCGTCCAGCCGACGCTGCTGCAGGAACGTTTCCAGAGCCACATCTTCTTCTGGCGGAACGACTTTAAACTGCGTGGATACAACCACGCCTTCGGGCAGTTTAACCTGCGGTATCGCAAGCTGCAGCTGAAGCCGGGGCTCGATTATTTTCTGCTCAGCAACTATACGTATTTCGACACGGCGGCTATTGCGCGGCAGGCATCCGGCTCGTTCAGTGTGTTGCGAACCGGTCTGGGATACCAGATCGGCTTCGGCAAATTCCTGACATCAGGGCAACTCTATTACACCGTTCAGTCCCGCACGGATATTCTCCGGACGCCACCGTTTTTTATGAATGCCCGCCTGCAGTATGAGTTTTTGTACGCCAAAGTACTGTATATCCAGGTGGGCGTTGACCTGCACTACAAGTCCTCTTACTTTGCCGACGCCTATATGCCGGTTACGCAACAGTTTTACCTGCAAAACAAGCAGCGCGTCGAAGGGTACGTCCTGGCCGATCTGTACGCGAACTTACGGGTTAACCGGACACGGCTGTTCGTAAAGCTTACCCATGCCAACCAGGGTGTGTTGCAGCCCGGTTATTTCGTTGCGCCGGAGTTTCTGCAAATGCGCCGGGGGTTTGCGTTTGGAGTAGACTGGTATCTGTTCGACTAA
- a CDS encoding AraC family transcriptional regulator — MNIFDYRPPSPALWEYVRLYQIVGFSFPDTVEVPVKPYWPRAENYLTFHPRNPIVVEHINGSKEIWKPRSLLIGQATGITNRQPLHDFVLFQIVFQPGALFRLTGIPAHELANTFVDAEAVFAPEINLVNERLSSTDNHLEMISIVEAFLHYQIRRRSTAYSRHCQQPIDRVSQFLLQSPSPFVLDWLADQACLSTRQFYNLFVQRMGISPKLYARIARFDQTVKLKNAQPTKDWLSIALELGYYDYQHLVRDYKEFTKLTPSKFCQRESNAPERTFGKAET, encoded by the coding sequence ATGAACATCTTCGACTACAGGCCACCTAGCCCAGCCCTTTGGGAATATGTCAGGCTTTATCAGATCGTCGGCTTTTCGTTTCCGGATACGGTAGAAGTTCCTGTTAAGCCCTACTGGCCCCGTGCCGAAAATTACCTGACCTTTCATCCGCGCAACCCCATAGTAGTTGAACACATTAATGGAAGCAAGGAAATCTGGAAACCGCGTTCCCTGCTAATTGGACAGGCTACAGGGATTACGAATCGGCAGCCTCTTCACGATTTCGTGTTATTCCAAATTGTTTTTCAGCCGGGTGCCTTATTTCGACTAACAGGCATTCCTGCGCACGAACTGGCGAATACATTCGTAGATGCCGAAGCGGTATTTGCGCCAGAAATCAACCTGGTTAATGAACGGTTAAGTAGCACGGATAATCATCTGGAAATGATCAGCATCGTGGAAGCTTTTCTTCATTATCAGATAAGGCGACGAAGCACGGCTTATTCCCGTCATTGCCAACAGCCGATTGATCGGGTAAGTCAGTTTCTTTTGCAGAGCCCATCGCCATTCGTGCTGGATTGGCTGGCCGATCAGGCATGCCTGAGCACCCGACAGTTTTACAATCTCTTTGTGCAGCGCATGGGCATCAGTCCTAAATTGTATGCCCGCATCGCCCGCTTCGACCAGACCGTAAAGCTAAAAAATGCCCAGCCCACTAAAGACTGGCTGAGCATTGCGCTTGAATTGGGTTACTACGATTACCAGCACTTAGTGCGTGATTACAAAGAGTTTACCAAACTCACCCCGAGCAAATTCTGTCAACGAGAAAGTAATGCACCAGAACGGACGTTTGGTAAGGCTGAAACGTAA
- a CDS encoding cupin domain-containing protein codes for MQRQNLPEENALNTSASPVSPASATGKNFTVEAGKDRFNEPILFAGVNPNLVKISAKDTGGQFSVFEYEGFAKIGPSLHMHPHQDEVFYVVEGEFLFQVGEERQTLKANDTIFLPRNIPHTWLQLSDKGKMLYLLQPAGTLEEFFKEMNAFKRPPTFAEEQQLSRKHGAETIGPPITK; via the coding sequence ATGCAACGTCAAAATCTTCCAGAAGAAAACGCCCTGAATACATCGGCCTCACCCGTCAGCCCGGCATCAGCAACTGGAAAAAACTTTACGGTTGAAGCGGGCAAAGACCGATTCAACGAGCCTATCCTGTTTGCGGGTGTCAATCCAAACCTGGTTAAAATTTCCGCAAAAGACACCGGTGGGCAGTTCTCCGTTTTTGAGTATGAAGGATTTGCCAAAATCGGCCCTTCGCTGCATATGCACCCTCATCAGGACGAGGTTTTCTACGTAGTGGAAGGAGAATTTTTGTTTCAGGTGGGCGAGGAAAGACAGACGCTGAAAGCGAATGACACCATTTTCCTGCCCCGAAATATTCCCCACACCTGGCTGCAACTTTCAGATAAAGGAAAAATGCTATACCTGTTGCAGCCGGCGGGCACGCTGGAGGAGTTCTTCAAGGAAATGAACGCCTTTAAACGACCACCAACCTTTGCCGAAGAACAACAACTATCGCGGAAGCACGGTGCGGAGACCATAGGTCCGCCGATAACGAAGTAA